The Lycium barbarum isolate Lr01 chromosome 9, ASM1917538v2, whole genome shotgun sequence genome has a segment encoding these proteins:
- the LOC132609939 gene encoding auxin response factor 9-like isoform X2 — protein sequence MANKGYYMSPQQHNFSAEGEDELYLELWRLCAGPLVDIPKNGERVYYFPQGHMEQLEASTNQEVNQRIPLFNLQPKILCSVLDIKLLAEQDTDEVYAKITLFPEADQVEPASPDPSSLEPPRPKVDFFYKVLTASDTSTHGGFSILRKHANECLPPLDMSQPTPSQALVAKDLHGIEWHFKHIFRGQPRRHLLTTGWSTFVSLKRLVTGDAFVFLRSEKGEVRIGIRRLARQPSSMPQSVISSQNMHLGVLATASHALATRTMFVVYYKPRTSQFIVGLNKYLEAVNHRYSVGIRFKMHFEGEEIPERRFTGTIVGIEDSSSQWKDSKWRSLKVQWDEPASVLRPDRVSPWDIEPFVASVPTSLIQPMPVKNKRHRPTNETKASEAGKNASSRPAFPSFASSQFVKENDERKCDTITSFRLFGIDLKSPSFGSAIENPPLKPANISDGSAELLCFRNTTSAGNSEDKSGLSGDSKDQKQEQLHLLPKEVPMKQNFSTRSCTKVQMQGVAVGRAVDLTVLSGYDELVKELEQLFEIQEELHARNKWEIVFTDDEGDMMLMGDHPWPEFCNVAKRIFICFSQDMKSFGAGTKSPSFESETTAST from the exons ATGGCAAATAAAGGGTATTATATGTCTCCCCAGCAACACAATTTCTCAGCTGAAg GTGAAGATGAATTGTACTTAGAGTTATGGAGATTGTGTGCAGGTCCATTAGTTGATATTCCAAAAAATGGAGAAAGAGTTTACTATTTCCCACAAGGTCACATGGAACAA TTGGAGGCATCAACAAATCAGGAGGTGAATCAGAGAATACCAttgttcaatcttcaaccaaaGATCCTTTGTAGTGTTCTTGACATTAAACTTCTG GCTGAGCAAGATACTGATGAGGTTTATGCCAAGATCACTTTGTTTCCAGAAGCGGAT CAAGTTGAGCCTGCTAGTCCAGATCCGTCCTCACTTGAGCCTCCGAGGCCCAAAGTTGATTTCTTCTACAAGGTTTTAACTGCATCCGATACGAGCACTCATGGTGGATTTTCCATTCTGAGGAAACATGCTAATGAATGCCTGCCCCCGCTG GACATGAGCCAGCCGACTCCATCACAGGCATTGGTCGCCAAGGACCTTCATGGCATCGAGTGGCACTTTAAACATATATTTAGAG GCCAACCCCGGAGGCATTTGCTTACCACAGGATGGAGTACCTTTGTTTCCCTGAAAAGATTAGTTACAGGGGATGCTTTTGTATTCTTAAG GAGTGAAAAGGGTGAAGTTCGAATAGGGATTAGACGACTTGCTCGACAACCGAGCTCAATGCCACAATCAGTGATTTCAAGTCAGAACATGCACCTAGGAGTGCTAGCTACTGCATCTCATGCTCTTGCAACCCGGACCATGTTTGTTGTATATTACAAACCAAG AACAAGTCAGTTTATCGTAGGCCTAAACAAATATCTGGAGGCTGTTAATCATCGGTATTCAGTTGGCATAAGATTCAAGATGCATTTTGAAGGGGAAGAGATTCCCGAGAGAAG ATTTACAGGTACCATAGTAGGAATTGAAGATAGTTCCTCGCAGTGGAAAGATTCTAAATGGAGATCATTGAAG GTTCAATGGGATGAGCCTGCATCTGTTTTAAGGCCTGATAGAGTTTCTCCGTGGGACATCGAACCATTTGTGGCGTCGGTCCCTACTTCTCTCATTCAGCCAATGCCAGTGAAGAATAAAAGGCATCGACCAACTAACGAAACCAAAGCTTCAG AAGCCGGTAAAAATGCTTCATCTCGGCCTGCTTTTCCAAGCTTTGCATCCTCACAATTCGTAAAGGAGAACGATGAGAGAAAATGTGATACAATTACATCCTTTAGATTGTTTGGAATTGACTTGAAAAGTCCTTCGTTCGGTTCTGCTATTGAAAACCCGCCTCTAAAGCCAGCCAACATTTCCGATGGTTCTGCTGAACTGTTGTGCTTTCGAAACACGACTTCTGCTGGTAATTCAGAAGACAAATCTGGCCTTTCGGGAGATTCCAAAGATCAAAAGCAAGAGCAGTTGCATTTGCTGCCAAAGGAGGTTCCCATGAAGCAGAATTTTTCCACCAGAAGCTGCACTAAG GTTCAAATGCAAGGGGTAGCTGTGGGTCGTGCGGTGGATTTAACTGTATTGAGTGGATATGATGAGCTCGTGAAGGAACTCGAACAATTGTTTGAGATCCAGGAAGAGCTTCATGCACGAAATAAGTGGGAGATTGTTTTTACAGACGATGAAGGAGATATGATGCTTATGGGCGATCATCCTTGGCC AGAGTTCTGCAATGTCGCGAAGAGAATATTCATTTGTTTTAGTCAAGATATGAAAAGTTTCGGTGCAGGAACTAAATCTCCATCTTTCGAAAGTGAAACAACTGCTTCGACATGA
- the LOC132609939 gene encoding auxin response factor 9-like isoform X1, with product MANKGYYMSPQQHNFSAEGEDELYLELWRLCAGPLVDIPKNGERVYYFPQGHMEQLEASTNQEVNQRIPLFNLQPKILCSVLDIKLLAEQDTDEVYAKITLFPEADQVEPASPDPSSLEPPRPKVDFFYKVLTASDTSTHGGFSILRKHANECLPPLDMSQPTPSQALVAKDLHGIEWHFKHIFRGQPRRHLLTTGWSTFVSLKRLVTGDAFVFLRSEKGEVRIGIRRLARQPSSMPQSVISSQNMHLGVLATASHALATRTMFVVYYKPRTSQFIVGLNKYLEAVNHRYSVGIRFKMHFEGEEIPERRFTGTIVGIEDSSSQWKDSKWRSLKVQWDEPASVLRPDRVSPWDIEPFVASVPTSLIQPMPVKNKRHRPTNETKASDGIRSASEVNAALNMFLYETEAGKNASSRPAFPSFASSQFVKENDERKCDTITSFRLFGIDLKSPSFGSAIENPPLKPANISDGSAELLCFRNTTSAGNSEDKSGLSGDSKDQKQEQLHLLPKEVPMKQNFSTRSCTKVQMQGVAVGRAVDLTVLSGYDELVKELEQLFEIQEELHARNKWEIVFTDDEGDMMLMGDHPWPEFCNVAKRIFICFSQDMKSFGAGTKSPSFESETTAST from the exons ATGGCAAATAAAGGGTATTATATGTCTCCCCAGCAACACAATTTCTCAGCTGAAg GTGAAGATGAATTGTACTTAGAGTTATGGAGATTGTGTGCAGGTCCATTAGTTGATATTCCAAAAAATGGAGAAAGAGTTTACTATTTCCCACAAGGTCACATGGAACAA TTGGAGGCATCAACAAATCAGGAGGTGAATCAGAGAATACCAttgttcaatcttcaaccaaaGATCCTTTGTAGTGTTCTTGACATTAAACTTCTG GCTGAGCAAGATACTGATGAGGTTTATGCCAAGATCACTTTGTTTCCAGAAGCGGAT CAAGTTGAGCCTGCTAGTCCAGATCCGTCCTCACTTGAGCCTCCGAGGCCCAAAGTTGATTTCTTCTACAAGGTTTTAACTGCATCCGATACGAGCACTCATGGTGGATTTTCCATTCTGAGGAAACATGCTAATGAATGCCTGCCCCCGCTG GACATGAGCCAGCCGACTCCATCACAGGCATTGGTCGCCAAGGACCTTCATGGCATCGAGTGGCACTTTAAACATATATTTAGAG GCCAACCCCGGAGGCATTTGCTTACCACAGGATGGAGTACCTTTGTTTCCCTGAAAAGATTAGTTACAGGGGATGCTTTTGTATTCTTAAG GAGTGAAAAGGGTGAAGTTCGAATAGGGATTAGACGACTTGCTCGACAACCGAGCTCAATGCCACAATCAGTGATTTCAAGTCAGAACATGCACCTAGGAGTGCTAGCTACTGCATCTCATGCTCTTGCAACCCGGACCATGTTTGTTGTATATTACAAACCAAG AACAAGTCAGTTTATCGTAGGCCTAAACAAATATCTGGAGGCTGTTAATCATCGGTATTCAGTTGGCATAAGATTCAAGATGCATTTTGAAGGGGAAGAGATTCCCGAGAGAAG ATTTACAGGTACCATAGTAGGAATTGAAGATAGTTCCTCGCAGTGGAAAGATTCTAAATGGAGATCATTGAAG GTTCAATGGGATGAGCCTGCATCTGTTTTAAGGCCTGATAGAGTTTCTCCGTGGGACATCGAACCATTTGTGGCGTCGGTCCCTACTTCTCTCATTCAGCCAATGCCAGTGAAGAATAAAAGGCATCGACCAACTAACGAAACCAAAGCTTCAG ATGGAATTAGGTCGGCTTCTGAAGTTAATGCTGCTTTGAATATGTTCTTATATGAGACAGAAGCCGGTAAAAATGCTTCATCTCGGCCTGCTTTTCCAAGCTTTGCATCCTCACAATTCGTAAAGGAGAACGATGAGAGAAAATGTGATACAATTACATCCTTTAGATTGTTTGGAATTGACTTGAAAAGTCCTTCGTTCGGTTCTGCTATTGAAAACCCGCCTCTAAAGCCAGCCAACATTTCCGATGGTTCTGCTGAACTGTTGTGCTTTCGAAACACGACTTCTGCTGGTAATTCAGAAGACAAATCTGGCCTTTCGGGAGATTCCAAAGATCAAAAGCAAGAGCAGTTGCATTTGCTGCCAAAGGAGGTTCCCATGAAGCAGAATTTTTCCACCAGAAGCTGCACTAAG GTTCAAATGCAAGGGGTAGCTGTGGGTCGTGCGGTGGATTTAACTGTATTGAGTGGATATGATGAGCTCGTGAAGGAACTCGAACAATTGTTTGAGATCCAGGAAGAGCTTCATGCACGAAATAAGTGGGAGATTGTTTTTACAGACGATGAAGGAGATATGATGCTTATGGGCGATCATCCTTGGCC AGAGTTCTGCAATGTCGCGAAGAGAATATTCATTTGTTTTAGTCAAGATATGAAAAGTTTCGGTGCAGGAACTAAATCTCCATCTTTCGAAAGTGAAACAACTGCTTCGACATGA